Proteins encoded in a region of the Lathyrus oleraceus cultivar Zhongwan6 unplaced genomic scaffold, CAAS_Psat_ZW6_1.0 chrUn0508, whole genome shotgun sequence genome:
- the LOC127114493 gene encoding uncharacterized protein LOC127114493 encodes MTTTKKRICVKSFQQQQQSVSSTNSIIIAEPEFYLPDDCWEHVFSFLINPVDGTQDFKSLSLVSKHFLSITNRLIFSIRIHHPHLCLLSRFFHRFSNLNSLHLWFESRDLDAAIALALRDRPTLKSLSIFRLALKDTNCVASHYIDSFLSLKGLNYLKFWCSQISDDLLYSIARESLPLKTFVLENCIGYSYPGIYDLLSKFHGIQYLGLQGVDFLNNHHVSRLSLLLPDLLSINLSGCSNLTESALFALIKNCYSLAEIRMGGIYVERDSVENYDTLKDFDVHPQLKFLHFPGNSLINDEIIILFASIFPNLELLDVSYIDGDISEKSICQILSKCCKVRHLNLATCKEVRRLKMNFVLHKLEVLNLSGTEVDDKTLYDISKSCCGLLQLFLMCCKYVTTTGVVRVIENCLELEKIYLRCCDKVNIDVVVSMLSSRPSLAEVHFPTIIYL; translated from the coding sequence ATGACGACGACGAAGAAGAGAATTTGTGTCAAATcttttcaacaacaacaacaatcagTTTCTTCTACAAATTCAATTATAATTGCGGAACCTGAATTTTACTTACCAGATGACTGCTGGGAGCATGTCTTCTCATTCCTCATCAATCCAGTCGACGGCACTCAAGACTTTAAATCCCTTTCTCTCGTCTCAAAACACTTTCTCTCCATCACCAACCGTCTCATATTCTCTATCAGAATTCATCATCCACACCTTTGTTTACTCTCTCGTTTCTTTCATAGATTCTCCAACCTtaattctctccatctctggtTCGAATCCCGTGATCTCGATGCAGCCATTGCTTTGGCTCTCCGTGACAGACCAACATTGAAATCTTTATCTATTTTCAGGCTTGCGCTAAAGGATACAAACTGTGTTGCTTCACATTACATTGATTCCTTCCTGAGTTTGAAGGGTCTGAATTATCTGAAGTTTTGGTGTTCACAAATCTCTGATGATTTGCTTTACTCTATTGCAAGAGAAAGTCTTCCTTTGAAGACTTTTGTTCTTGAAAATTGTATCGGCTATAGTTACCCTGGAATTTATGATTTACTATCCAAGTTTCATGGGATACAATATTTGGGTCTTCAAGGTGTTGATTTTCTAAATAATCATCATGTTTCCCGCTTGTCTTTACTTCTTCCCGACTTGTTATCTATAAACCTTAGTGGATGTTCCAACCTCACCGAATCAGCTTTGTTTGCCCTCATTAAAAACTGTTATTCACTTGCTGAGATCAGAATGGGAGGCATATATGTTGAGAGAGATAGTGTAGAAAATTATGATACTTTGAAAGATTTTGATGTCCACCCTCAATTAAAGTTTCTACATTTTCCTGGAAATTCACTTATAAACGACGAGATCATCATATTATTTGCTTCCATTTTCCCCAATTTGGAGCTTCTTGATGTGAGTTATATAGATGGTGACATATCTGAAAAAAGTATTTGTCAAATTCTAAGTAAATGTTGTAAGGTTAGACATTTGAACTTGGCCACATGTAAAGAAGTGAGACGACTCAAAATGAACTTTGTACTTCACAAGTTAGAGGTGTTGAATTTGTCCGGTACAGAAGTTGATGATAAAACACTCTACGACATCTCAAAGAGTTGTTGTGGGCTTTTACAACTATTCCTAATGTGTTGTAAATATGTCACAACTACGGGTGTGGTGCGTGTGATTGAAAATTGCTTAGAGTTGGAGAAGATCTATTTGAGATGTTGTGATAAAGTGAATATTGATGTTGTTGTCTCAATGCTTTCATCAAGGCCATCATTAGCAGAAGTTCATTTCCCCACCATAATTTATCTTTAG